Proteins co-encoded in one Juglans regia cultivar Chandler chromosome 16, Walnut 2.0, whole genome shotgun sequence genomic window:
- the LOC108980840 gene encoding SUMO-activating enzyme subunit 2 isoform X2, whose protein sequence is MASQQQFSALKGAKVLMVGAGGIGCELLKTLALSGFQDIHIIDMDTIEVSNLNRQFLFRQSHVGQSKAKVAREAVLKFRPHIKITPYHANVKDPDFNVDFFKQFNVVLNGLDNLDARRHVNRLCLAAEVPLVESGTTGFLGQVTVHVKGRTECYECQPKPAPKTYPVCTITSTPSKFVHCIVWAKDLLFGKLFGDKNQENDLNVRSSDVASSSEQTEDVFERRKDEDIDQYGRRIYDHVFGYNIEVALSNEETWKNRTRPKPIYSSDVLPNGLAQQNGNLDKNCATDDPLSVSAMASLGMKNPQDIWSLVENSRIFLEAFKLFFMKREKEIGNLTFDKDDQLAVEFVTAAANIRASSFGIPLQSLFEAKGIAGNIVHAIATTNAIIAGLIVIEAIKVLQSDTKNYRMTYCLEHATRKMLLMPVEPFEANKSCYVCSETPLKLEINTRHAKLRDFVEKIVKAKLGMYFPLIMHGSALLYEVGDDLDEDMVANYAANLEKVLSELPSPITSGVTVTVEDLKQELTCNINIKHREEFDEEKEPDGMLLSGWTQASSVEAEKNDEMGTVPSGKKRKVCEVPGAAAQDFSNATEGARNHNKLEVIDDGDDFLMLDQDPGINKKKRLQ, encoded by the exons GGCTGCGAGCTGCTTAAGACTCTTGCTTTGTCTGGTTTCCAAGACATTCACATC ATTGACATGGACACCATAGAAGTGAGCAACCTTAACCGACAATTTCTATTCCGACAGTCACATGTTGGGCAGTCCAAGGCCAAA GTTGCTCGTGAAGCTGTCTTAAAATTTAGGCCTCACATAAAAATTACACCATATCATGCAAATGTCAAGGATCCTGACTTTAATGTGGATTTCTTCAAACAATTTAATGTTGTTCTGAATGGACTTGACAACTTAGATGCAAGGCGACATGTGAATCGCCTATGCTTGGCAGCTGAAGTTCCTTTGGTTGAAAGTGGGACGACTGGCTTCCTTGGACAG GTAACCGTACATGTGAAGGGAAGAACAGAGTGTTATGAGTGTCAGCCAAAACCTGCCCCAAAAACATATCCTGTCTGTACCATTACCAGTACTCCATCCAAG TTTGTTCACTGTATTGTATGGGCAAAGGACCTACTTTTCGGAAAGTTATTTGGAGACAAGAATCAGGAGAATGATTTAAATGTGCGTTCTAGTGATGTTGCTAGCTCATCAGAGCAAACAGAAGATGTTTTTGAACGTAGAAAAGATGAAGACATTGATCAGTATGGAAGGAGAATATATGATCATGTGTTTGGTTATAATATTGAAGTAGCTTTGTCCAATGAAGAGACATGGAAAAACCGTACCAGACCAAAACCTATCTATAGTAGTGATGTCCTGCCCAATGGCCTGGCTCAACAGAATGGAAATTTGGATAAAAACTGTGCAACAGATGATCCATTGTCAGTATCTGCCATGGCATCTCTGGGAATGAAGAATCCACAGGATATATGGAGCCTTGTGGAGAATTCAAGAATCTTTTTGGAGGctttcaaactattttttatgaagAGGGAGAAG GAGATTGGAAACCTGACTTTTGACAAAGATGATCAGTTAGCTGTGGAATTTGTTACTGCTGCAGCAAATATAAGGGCTTCTTCTTTTGGCATCCCTTTGCAGAGCCTTTTTGAAGCTAAAGGTATTGCTGGTAATATTGTACATGCCATTGCAACAACGAATGCTATTATTGCTGGGTTGATTGTGATAGAGGCAATCAAGGTGCTGCAAAgtgatacaaaaaattatag GATGACATATTGTTTAGAGCATGCAACGAGGAAGATGCTGCTGATGCCAGTGGAACCATTTGAAGCTAACAAATCTTGCTATGTTTGTTCAGAG ACACCACTAAAGCTCGAGATCAATACTCGTCATGCAAAGTTGCGTGACTTTGTGGAAAAGATTGTTAAGGCCAAGCTTGGGATGTACTTTCCCCTTATTATGCACGGGTCAGCACTTCTTTATGAAGTTGGTGATGATCTTGATGAAGACATGGTAGCAAATTATGCAGCCAATCTCGAGAAG GTGCTGTCTGAGCTTCCTTCTCCAATTACTAGTGGGGTTACTGTCACAGTTGAAGATCTGAAACAGGAACTTACGTGCAATATCAATATCAAGCACAG AGAGGAATTTGATGAAGAAAAGGAACCTGATGGAATGCTTCTCTCTGGATGGACTCAAGCTTCTTCAGTGGAGGCTGAAAAGAATGATGAGATGGGAACTGTTCCTTCTGGGAAGAAAAGGAAAGTATGTGAGGTTCCCGGGGCTGCTGCTCAAGATTTTTCAAATGCTACTGAAGGAGCTAGAAATCACAATAAATTGGAAGTGATTGATGACGGAGACGATTTTCTCATGCTCGATCAGGATCCGGGCATTAACAAGAAGAAAAGGTTGCAATAG
- the LOC108980840 gene encoding SUMO-activating enzyme subunit 2 isoform X1 yields the protein MASQQQFSALKGAKVLMVGAGGIGCELLKTLALSGFQDIHIIDMDTIEVSNLNRQFLFRQSHVGQSKAKVAREAVLKFRPHIKITPYHANVKDPDFNVDFFKQFNVVLNGLDNLDARRHVNRLCLAAEVPLVESGTTGFLGQVIYCLIKVTVHVKGRTECYECQPKPAPKTYPVCTITSTPSKFVHCIVWAKDLLFGKLFGDKNQENDLNVRSSDVASSSEQTEDVFERRKDEDIDQYGRRIYDHVFGYNIEVALSNEETWKNRTRPKPIYSSDVLPNGLAQQNGNLDKNCATDDPLSVSAMASLGMKNPQDIWSLVENSRIFLEAFKLFFMKREKEIGNLTFDKDDQLAVEFVTAAANIRASSFGIPLQSLFEAKGIAGNIVHAIATTNAIIAGLIVIEAIKVLQSDTKNYRMTYCLEHATRKMLLMPVEPFEANKSCYVCSETPLKLEINTRHAKLRDFVEKIVKAKLGMYFPLIMHGSALLYEVGDDLDEDMVANYAANLEKVLSELPSPITSGVTVTVEDLKQELTCNINIKHREEFDEEKEPDGMLLSGWTQASSVEAEKNDEMGTVPSGKKRKVCEVPGAAAQDFSNATEGARNHNKLEVIDDGDDFLMLDQDPGINKKKRLQ from the exons GGCTGCGAGCTGCTTAAGACTCTTGCTTTGTCTGGTTTCCAAGACATTCACATC ATTGACATGGACACCATAGAAGTGAGCAACCTTAACCGACAATTTCTATTCCGACAGTCACATGTTGGGCAGTCCAAGGCCAAA GTTGCTCGTGAAGCTGTCTTAAAATTTAGGCCTCACATAAAAATTACACCATATCATGCAAATGTCAAGGATCCTGACTTTAATGTGGATTTCTTCAAACAATTTAATGTTGTTCTGAATGGACTTGACAACTTAGATGCAAGGCGACATGTGAATCGCCTATGCTTGGCAGCTGAAGTTCCTTTGGTTGAAAGTGGGACGACTGGCTTCCTTGGACAGGTGATCTACTGTCTTATAAAG GTAACCGTACATGTGAAGGGAAGAACAGAGTGTTATGAGTGTCAGCCAAAACCTGCCCCAAAAACATATCCTGTCTGTACCATTACCAGTACTCCATCCAAG TTTGTTCACTGTATTGTATGGGCAAAGGACCTACTTTTCGGAAAGTTATTTGGAGACAAGAATCAGGAGAATGATTTAAATGTGCGTTCTAGTGATGTTGCTAGCTCATCAGAGCAAACAGAAGATGTTTTTGAACGTAGAAAAGATGAAGACATTGATCAGTATGGAAGGAGAATATATGATCATGTGTTTGGTTATAATATTGAAGTAGCTTTGTCCAATGAAGAGACATGGAAAAACCGTACCAGACCAAAACCTATCTATAGTAGTGATGTCCTGCCCAATGGCCTGGCTCAACAGAATGGAAATTTGGATAAAAACTGTGCAACAGATGATCCATTGTCAGTATCTGCCATGGCATCTCTGGGAATGAAGAATCCACAGGATATATGGAGCCTTGTGGAGAATTCAAGAATCTTTTTGGAGGctttcaaactattttttatgaagAGGGAGAAG GAGATTGGAAACCTGACTTTTGACAAAGATGATCAGTTAGCTGTGGAATTTGTTACTGCTGCAGCAAATATAAGGGCTTCTTCTTTTGGCATCCCTTTGCAGAGCCTTTTTGAAGCTAAAGGTATTGCTGGTAATATTGTACATGCCATTGCAACAACGAATGCTATTATTGCTGGGTTGATTGTGATAGAGGCAATCAAGGTGCTGCAAAgtgatacaaaaaattatag GATGACATATTGTTTAGAGCATGCAACGAGGAAGATGCTGCTGATGCCAGTGGAACCATTTGAAGCTAACAAATCTTGCTATGTTTGTTCAGAG ACACCACTAAAGCTCGAGATCAATACTCGTCATGCAAAGTTGCGTGACTTTGTGGAAAAGATTGTTAAGGCCAAGCTTGGGATGTACTTTCCCCTTATTATGCACGGGTCAGCACTTCTTTATGAAGTTGGTGATGATCTTGATGAAGACATGGTAGCAAATTATGCAGCCAATCTCGAGAAG GTGCTGTCTGAGCTTCCTTCTCCAATTACTAGTGGGGTTACTGTCACAGTTGAAGATCTGAAACAGGAACTTACGTGCAATATCAATATCAAGCACAG AGAGGAATTTGATGAAGAAAAGGAACCTGATGGAATGCTTCTCTCTGGATGGACTCAAGCTTCTTCAGTGGAGGCTGAAAAGAATGATGAGATGGGAACTGTTCCTTCTGGGAAGAAAAGGAAAGTATGTGAGGTTCCCGGGGCTGCTGCTCAAGATTTTTCAAATGCTACTGAAGGAGCTAGAAATCACAATAAATTGGAAGTGATTGATGACGGAGACGATTTTCTCATGCTCGATCAGGATCCGGGCATTAACAAGAAGAAAAGGTTGCAATAG